One window of Mesorhizobium loti R88b genomic DNA carries:
- a CDS encoding TetR family transcriptional regulator encodes MAERPSPSISTRKQPKQARATDLVAAILEAAVQVLASEGAQRFTTTRVAEKAGVSVGSLYQYFPNKAALLFRLQSDEWRQTGGLLRTILEDDRTPPLERLRALVHAFIRSECEEAAVRVALNDAAPLYRDAPEAHEARASGERTVQIFLREALPEASETVRALAGDLITTTLSAVGKDFSGSPRTSAEIETYADALADMFCAYLESLGHR; translated from the coding sequence ATGGCCGAACGCCCAAGTCCTTCGATTTCCACGAGAAAACAGCCCAAACAGGCTCGCGCCACGGACCTTGTCGCGGCGATCTTGGAGGCCGCTGTTCAGGTTTTGGCGAGCGAAGGCGCACAGCGTTTCACCACCACGCGTGTCGCCGAAAAGGCCGGCGTCAGTGTCGGCTCGCTCTATCAGTATTTCCCCAACAAGGCCGCGCTCCTGTTCAGGCTGCAGAGCGATGAATGGCGGCAGACGGGTGGCCTGCTGCGCACCATACTCGAGGACGACCGGACACCACCGCTCGAACGGTTGCGTGCCCTGGTCCACGCCTTCATCCGCTCGGAGTGCGAAGAGGCCGCGGTGCGCGTCGCGCTCAATGACGCCGCCCCTCTTTATCGTGACGCACCCGAGGCGCACGAGGCGAGAGCCTCGGGGGAGCGCACCGTCCAGATATTCCTGCGGGAGGCGCTGCCCGAAGCTTCGGAAACAGTCCGTGCCCTGGCTGGCGATCTGATCACAACAACGCTCAGCGCGGTGGGAAAGGATTTTTCGGGAAGTCCGCGAACATCAGCCGAGATCGAAACCTACGCCGACGCGCTGGCCGATATGTTCTGTGCGTATCTCGAAAGCCTCGGACACCGCTGA
- a CDS encoding O-methyltransferase produces MTTLTNAPLAPLLDRLFKEANAATSPAVAALSHEERARLINSKTEYVDFYGRLKDLWLAISPETGTLLYMLARSSGARVVIEFGTSFGISTLYLAAALRDNGGGRLITTEFEASKVMRAKANLTEGGLIDLVEIREGDALETLSADLPETIDLLLLDGAKAIYPEVLSLVESRLRPGALVIADNADFSPEYLQRVRSPASGYISMPFGEDVELSVRLG; encoded by the coding sequence ATGACGACGCTGACCAACGCCCCGCTGGCGCCCTTGCTGGATCGCCTGTTCAAGGAAGCCAATGCCGCGACCAGTCCGGCCGTGGCCGCGCTCTCGCACGAGGAGCGGGCGCGCCTCATCAACAGCAAGACCGAATATGTCGATTTCTATGGACGGCTGAAGGATCTCTGGCTGGCGATCTCGCCGGAGACCGGGACGCTGCTCTATATGCTGGCGCGCAGCAGCGGCGCCCGCGTTGTCATCGAGTTTGGCACTTCGTTCGGCATCTCGACGCTCTATCTTGCCGCGGCACTGCGCGACAATGGCGGTGGCCGTCTGATCACCACCGAGTTCGAGGCGTCCAAGGTGATGCGGGCCAAGGCCAATCTGACCGAGGGCGGCCTTATCGACCTGGTGGAGATCCGCGAGGGCGACGCGCTTGAGACACTGAGCGCCGACCTGCCGGAGACGATCGATCTGCTGCTGCTCGACGGCGCAAAGGCGATCTATCCGGAGGTTCTCAGCCTGGTGGAGAGCCGCTTGAGGCCAGGCGCACTGGTCATCGCCGACAACGCCGATTTCTCTCCCGAATATCTGCAACGGGTGCGCTCGCCGGCATCGGGCTACATCTCCATGCCCTTCGGCGAGGACGTCGAACTGTCCGTGCGGCTCGGCTGA